The following coding sequences are from one Nilaparvata lugens isolate BPH chromosome 4, ASM1435652v1, whole genome shotgun sequence window:
- the LOC120348840 gene encoding NADH dehydrogenase [ubiquinone] 1 alpha subcomplex assembly factor 2-like, which yields MSREGRGIVVSILKNFWDSLKPRQFRGTLVGEDHYGTKYYEITGEGRQRKERYFVPLTKEEFDQEIPSEWESWLRGRRVTPPTKEEILKNYQLMVSKKENATELDLKHKGAAKIEQEKQATGFHSFPVYEEYKDDPLNKK from the coding sequence ATGTCGAGGGAAGGAAGAGGAATCGTTGTGTCAATTCTGAAGAACTTTTGGGACTCTCTGAAGCCGAGACAATTCAGAGGAACACTAGTTGGTGAGGACCATTACGGCACCAAGTACTACGAAATCACTGGCGAAGGCAGGCAACGAAAAGAGAGGTACTTTGTGCCTTTGACCAAAGAAGAGTTCGACCAAGAGATACCCAGCGAATGGGAGTCGTGGCTGAGAGGTCGCAGGGTGACTCCGCCCACAAAAGAAGAAATCCTCAAGAACTACCAGCTGATGGTGTCGAAAAAAGAAAATGCCACCGAGCTCGATCTGAAGCACAAAGGAGCGGCAAAGATCGAACAGGAGAAGCAAGCTACTGGTTTTCATTCGTTTCCTGTCTATGAAGAATACAAAGACGACCCTCTTAATAAGAAGTAG